A part of Paraliobacillus zengyii genomic DNA contains:
- a CDS encoding alpha/beta hydrolase-fold protein, with the protein MKNKFLKSLMLTGTLCIILSACSSTEEEETSTSTTEETTEETTETTPPEGEMPEGAPEGMMAGGAVDKSSDTLLQDMISEVEGEFEQLEFTDPETGETLTYNLYTPENYDASQSYPLVTFIADSSVVGDDATASLTQGYGGLIWATEEEQAKHESFVLVPSYPETIIDDHGSYTTTDYVEMTKRLLDSVISSYSIDEDRLYATGQSMGCMTLMYLSAEYPDLFAGELFISGQWDVTTLEPLASQNFFYIAAEGDEKASAGQEELLTTLENAGASISTATLDATWSAEESTAAIESILSEGNDINFATFELGTVLPEGVEVGTSEHMYSFDYAYNLEAVRDWLFEQVKE; encoded by the coding sequence ATGAAAAACAAATTTTTAAAAAGTCTTATGCTAACTGGAACACTATGTATTATATTAAGTGCTTGCTCTAGCACTGAAGAAGAGGAAACAAGTACTAGTACAACGGAAGAAACAACGGAAGAAACAACTGAAACCACACCGCCTGAGGGTGAGATGCCTGAAGGAGCACCAGAAGGTATGATGGCAGGAGGAGCTGTAGATAAAAGTAGTGATACGTTACTTCAAGACATGATTTCCGAAGTAGAAGGAGAATTTGAGCAACTTGAGTTTACTGATCCTGAAACAGGTGAAACATTAACCTATAATTTATATACACCTGAAAATTATGATGCATCCCAATCATATCCATTAGTAACGTTTATTGCGGATTCTAGTGTCGTTGGAGATGATGCAACTGCGTCATTAACGCAAGGATATGGTGGATTAATTTGGGCAACTGAAGAAGAACAGGCTAAACATGAAAGCTTTGTACTGGTGCCTAGCTATCCTGAAACTATTATAGATGACCATGGTAGTTATACTACGACGGACTATGTTGAAATGACAAAAAGATTGTTAGACTCTGTAATATCAAGTTATAGTATTGATGAAGATCGTCTATATGCGACAGGTCAATCCATGGGCTGTATGACATTAATGTATTTAAGTGCAGAATATCCCGATTTATTTGCTGGAGAACTCTTTATATCTGGTCAATGGGATGTAACCACACTTGAACCGTTAGCAAGTCAAAACTTCTTCTATATTGCTGCAGAAGGAGATGAAAAAGCATCTGCTGGACAGGAAGAGCTTCTGACTACTTTAGAAAACGCTGGAGCATCAATAAGTACAGCAACTTTGGATGCTACGTGGTCAGCTGAAGAATCTACAGCTGCTATTGAGAGTATTCTATCAGAAGGAAATGATATTAACTTCGCAACTTTTGAATTAGGAACAGTCCTACCAGAAGGGGTAGAAGTTGGTACAAGCGAGCATATGTATTCTTTTGATTATGCTTATAACCTAGAAGCCGTACGTGACTGGTTATTTGAACAAGTTAAAGAGTAA